Genomic segment of Euleptes europaea isolate rEulEur1 chromosome 6, rEulEur1.hap1, whole genome shotgun sequence:
taggattttagaagtctggaatcaCTAGAGAGAActaaagcatagcataagtattcacatgacacattaagcggtacagaaattacataaataggatcctacttgtaagctatacacagcagtatagaccacagccccTAATCATTTATTCAAGccagtttgtaaaaccattttgtacagtgcaatcctattacaTGCACAGAACAACCCTCTCTTGGCAGAAAAGCCTTTTCTTGACAGCATCACCACAGGAAAAGTCAGGATAAGCTGTGCAGTAGCTAGTTGCTTGGGTGATTTGTGTGGTGGCCTAGCTAAGTCATGTAAGTTGTGTTGCTGCAAGTCACCCAAGTGAGCTGCACGGTGAGTTGTGCAGTAGCAAGTTGCCATCATAAGTCATCTgctagcagctgccaccaccaggccTGACCAAGGTTGCTCAGGTTGCATGGCAGCGGGTCATCAAGGGGATCACACAATGGCTGCTGCTGCGCCGGGCCAAGTCACACCGCAGCAAGTTGTCTGCACAAGTCGTGCGGTGGCTGCCACTGGGTTGTGCAAGTTGAGCGGTAGTGAGCCACTCGGTGGTCACTGCTGAGCCGGGTCCCAGCAAGTCCACCCTTCATATATATatgagatctctctctctctctctctctctctctctctctctctctctctctctctctctctctctctctctctctctctctctctctctctctctctctctctctctctctctctctctctctctctctctctctctctctctctctctcttatctgcagaaaaataaagcactggaAGCTTTCTGCGGAAAATTGTCCACCTTACATCTCTGTTGCTTACATCCCACTTTACACATTGGGCATCACTAATTCTAAAAGGAAGCACTATGGCTGATGATCTCTGTATAGTCTGGAGTTGGAAATTCTATTCTTTGCCTCATATGAGCCTTTGAACTAAGATGTCAGACGGTTTCAGTGGCATGTCCGGATTGAGATAGCTGAAAGTCTGTCATCCTGTATTATGTGATCTTACCATATAATTTGGTGAAGATATTTCCGCACGCTGGGGGGCAGAGAAGGATATGGGGGTGTGCAGAGTTCAGAGATGAGACTCCCATCTTGCCATGCAGCTATTACAGCTGAAGCTTACTCCTCACAGATGAGTCAGGCGACGAAGAATCAGTTTCTCAGACAGACAAGACCGAACTACAGAACACCCTGCGCACTCTCTCCAGTAAGGTGGAGGACCTCAGCACTTGTAATGACCTGATCGCCAAGCACGGAACAGCATTGCAGCGTTCTCTCAGTGAACTGGAGACCCTCAAGCTGCCTGCCGAGAGCAATGAGAAGATCAAGCAGGTCAACGAGCGGGCCACACTCTTCCGCATCACCTCCAATGCCATGATCAATGTAAGTGTGTGTCTCCAGAAGCTGGCTCTGAGTCTGCCAGATTGTAGACATGCTTTGACTGGTGGAAACTACTGCCTATGCTGTAGATCATTGTGACTTCTGTGGCTGATGTAGAGTACAAAGTGACAGGGCCTGGATCTCAGCTCTCTGTGAAGCGGAGGTGCCTGTCTTTGGGTGGGCCACCAATACAGTTTCTAGGGACATGAATTGTTGGTTTGGATGAGGTCTTTTGGCTTTTACTACTATGTTTCTGTCTTTGGTGGTGAATTAACCTTTTCAATTCCTAGGCTGCCTATGGCACTATATGTGCAAGTAAAATATAAGCATGCAGGGggttttaaaaagctgcacacaAATTGCTGTTTTATATTGAACCCCTATAGCTCCTTATATTTCCTTTACGTATTGTAGTCAcacagagaaaataaaataatataattacaAATATGATAATCCATTCTGAACCCTAGGGAAGGAAAGGGCAGGTTGAAAATCCAAGTTAAACCAGTAGAATAAATTAGACCTTTGAAATTGggggaaagcagaagaaaaagaatggaTAAGAAAAGGGAAACATTCTTTTATTCCTCTTATTCAAATCCTACACTTTTTTTAAGGAGCTGAGAGGAAACATGAATGGGgttatccccctcccccacatacacacacacacaaccaccctGTTAAGAAGAAAAACGTGACTGCCTCAAGATAACCTAGTGAGCTTTATGGTTAAATCTGTCTGCCTGGTCCATGTCCAGCACTTAGACACTACTCCACACCAGCTGTAGGAAGCACCATGGAGAAAAAGCTTTTAGAAGAATTACACTGAATGCTGAAATTTGGTGGCCTTGATCATAACACTCAGAACTGCAGTTCTGGTTCCAGTCTTACTGTGTGCTGTCATGTCATCAAACTAATCCTTCAAAAGTTAAGATGGGGGGTGAGTACATCTTGCTCAGAGCACAAGATATCCACAAGAATCAGAATCGTAGAAGAGCTCTAAGGGAGGCATTGAGATGTGAATTTATATGGAGTCAATGCCATTCAGTTTAGTAAGATTAAGTAACATGAGTAAACATGTAGGATTGGAGAGGGACTGTAGCTTagaagtagagcatctgcttggcaggcagatggtcccaggttcagtccttagcATTTAAAAAGGCTCAGGCATTACATGATGTAAAAgacatcctgagaccctggagaactgctgccagtttgaatagacaatactgaccttgatggaccattggtgTGAAGTACTgaagtataaggtagcttcatgtggttATGTGATTTATCAGGTAGCGCCTAATCCTTGAGCTAAACTATGTGGTCACTAGTGCCCTAGAGGCAGTGTCCCGGTTCAGAACATTCTTGGTAACCCATTTGTCCTTCCCACAACTATTCTGGGAAGATTTGAACACAATTGAGATCAAGTCAACCAAATCTCAACTGGAGTAGTTGCCAccatttcctgcctttttaaaCAGGTGGGTAGGGTTTCCTGAGTATGTAACTCTCAGAGATTTGTATACAAATTCTGCTCTGAATTTTGATTTATTGACTACTTTGCGGGTCAAGCACCATATCTTTAAATTGTCTGAGGTAGTTTTGTATTTTGGCCAAAGCATTgtaaagcctggagaaaaaaacaagAGATTTATTCCAAATGTTCAGacatattttggaaaaaaggcacGCTAACATCCTGATATTACGTTGATATTTAATGATATATATATCAGAGTAAGTTAGAATTACAAAGAATCTAGGAGTCACTGAGGTCATTCTGAAGGAGTAAAAGCCTGGAATCCACCTTGTGGATTCCATCATTCTCGAAGCACCTGGAGAACAGCAGTAATTGGCACAACTGGACTGGACTCCTAAGCCAGATCCTTCCATTACTGAGGGAAGCCTGTTCTTTGAAGACAGAATGACATCATAACACTGTAGAAGGCTTAAGCTTATACTGAGTTCCTTAAGGAATTGAATGGTAGCCATAGTTCAGAAATCTCCTAGTTAACCAGGGCTGCTAGTCTGGTGTACAGGAAGTCTCAGGGTGATTTCAAAGGGAATGTTAAAAAGGTGACAACTTTTGGTATCTATTCAGGAATAAGAACTAGCTTCATCTGGAACAAGTTTTTCTCATGACAAAATTGATACCCAATCAGTGTGTTGCAATTCCATTGCCAACTATCCAGCACATCTTTCAGACTGTCAGATgttccagctttctttttttaattaaaggaaaGGGTTGTTGGGTTCCCCCCACCACAGACCTCCAAGATTCAGAGGAAACAATATTATAACACCTGTTCCTAACCACCCAAGTAAAAATGGTGTTTGCTAAAATGTGGTGTCTAGGAGGGGCATCTAAGCAGGAGTGGAAACTAGTTTACACTTCACCCTGAACCTTATTTTGACTTAGATTAGTAATAAAATTTACACTGCCCATGCATCTATGGCCATCTGTGTTCAGTGATTGTGCACGATGGTGTTTTCTCTGAGGCTGATGCTGGTGCTGCATGCTGATtggatctggggtgggggggataatgGCACATCTATCATGTTTCCCAACAGTTCTTCTTAATACACAAGAAGACACTGTTGACGCTGAAGACCACAGAGACCTAAAGAGCAGGCACAACAAGAGGTGTACTGGTGGTGCTTTTACCTGGGCTTGGGTAGTAATTGTTGTCTCCTCTTGGTGCTCCATACAGGCTTGCCGGGACTTCCTGATGCTGGCCCAGACACACAGCAAGAAGTGGCAGAAATCTCTTCAGTATGAACGTGATCAGCGCATCCGTTTGGAGGAGACGTTGGAGCAGCTGGCCAAGCAGCACAACCACCTAGAAAGGGCCTTCCGTGGAGCCACGGTTCTACCAGCCAATGCCTCTGGCAGCATGGATTCCACTAAAGGTAGGAGCCTAGGACTTTGGACTCGGGACTCTTCTTTGAGCCATACTCCATCATGATAGTGACCTCTCTTGGTTAACTCTCTTCCCCTAGGGTTTTCctactctctcccacccccccgcTGAGAAATTTGTGTAATCCCAGTGTGTTCTAAATAATCAAAACCAGAGAAGACAATGTCTGCTTGTTACTCTTACAGGATGTTTCTCGTCTAAGGGGGATCTGAGTGATGAAGATGATGAGAATGAGTTCTTTGATGCTCCTGAGAACATCACAATGCCTGAAAACATGGGCCACAAGTGAGTGATTCCCTACGGTCCCTGAGAATTCTGCGGCACTTTGAATACATCGTCCCTGTGTCATAGGCTAGAGATTGATAACTGGCAAGCTTCAGGCAAAATTTCACATCTCAGAATCTCACATGCCTGTTGTACCTTCCTTCACGATTGTGTGTATCTGTCAACTGGGAAGGAAGCAGTTCTGGCCTCTGGAGGGAAGGAAAAGATGAGAGAAGGTGCAGCGGAAGAAGAGAGGAAAGCATGATACACTGATTTGACTGTATAAAGCTGACTTACATGGAGTCAGTCCATTGGTCCATTTAGCCAAGTACGGTTTCTGGCTGGCAGTTCCCCTCTAGAATCTCAGGCAGAATTCTTTCCCAGTGCTAGGGCTGGCTCCTGGTTTTTCTAAGCTGTGGACAAGAGAGTGGCAAGTTGGCTGCTCTTCCCTCCCATGAGATTGGCTGAGGCTTTGCTTGGTGGACATTGATTTTCTTGATGCCCTTTTGCCTAATGAGCATGGTATGTATCCCATAAGCACGTCTGTCAAGAGCTGGCTCCCTGCCCAGAGACTAAATCCACAGATGCCCCAGTGAGTATGGAGCCTTCTGTAAGTGCTTTCCCGCTGCTATAAAGCCCTTCTCCTCCCTTCTCATCTTGTTTCAGTCTTACTCTCGCTCAACACACAGTCATTTCTATGCCACCACTTCCAGTCTGGAATGAGTAGTGGAGAAGAAAATTCTCCGTCACACATCCCTTCCCCATCATGAACAGGAGCTATAAACATCTGGCTGTCACTAGGCAACAGTCTCACACTTAGAACTCACAGGCTATCAAGATGGAGGGGGGGAGTATTATGTGGGAGACACTACTGGCAACGGCATCacatgtttttgttttatatctCTGAAGCAGGTGAACATTGTAGAGAGCGAGAAAAGTACTTGGGGAGGCATGACAAACCTTCCTGATTCTTTAAGTGGCCTTCAGGAGAAACTGGTTGCCAACCAGGCCTTcacaggggggtgggggacaaggcATTGTTTTCTGAACCATTTCTTTGCTTAGTACAGTTAGGTTGGTTGGAGAATCTGGTTCTGCTTTCTGTAGTGTCTTATGCCATCTCTCTGATTCCTTTAGACGAACTGGCAGCAACATCAGTGGTGCTAGCAGTGACATCAGTCTCGATGAGCAGGTAGTCCCCATCTTTGATTTGAGGGGTGGGAAGGAACCGTTTAGCTTTTTCATTAGATGATATTGAGTTACCCTAGAGAATGAGAAAATTGAAACATGAGTGTCTTTTGAAGCTTCTGGAGTGACATTACTGTTTTAGTGGCTTGAAGTATAGCTCCCTTGCCTTTTAAGAGATGGTATCTGCATGGAGGATGAAATACCAAGGGCAATATGAGTGGTTTTGAGAAAACAGGACCAGGAGACATTCTTGATAAAAGTGTAAGACTCAGACCAATACATTAAAGCAGGGCTTCctgaaaaggggagaggggtGTTATATCTTCTTTTAGGAGATGGAGGCAGAATGGAAACACGTGGTCATTGACCacataaacatttttatttgctttCCACAGGAAGTGAGTCGGTTGTCCAGAAGAATAGATATAATGTATCCCATAGGACTagctttatttttattcttttgttCCGTGGGTGTGTTTAAATCTTATTGCACTGAAAATTAATGGTTCTGTGCACCGCTTACTGCCTTATAGGTGAGGCTGATAAAGAGGAGAAGAGCAGTTAAGTCTTGGGCAAAGTAAAGTAGAAACCAAGAgactacatcaggggtggggaacctcaggcccaggggccgtatgcggcccccgaggacattttttgtggccctcgggagctcggGGCCCCCGCCGAGGAGAaacggcacagggcggccctccctgagggtgttcctggggccatggcttgcagggatgctgcggcgccctttggacctcctctcgccaactgacggctgttagtcggcaagaggagggggagggacacttcccccaatgctgccccctatagccgcagcgtgcaggaatgccggggcacactgtaagcccctcttgctgcctgtcggctgttgagcagcgagagggagtggggggaaagaggcctgcggctcctggtggcagagcatgcacgcaggagccgatcgggcttcggggggccttttgtggattctgggggtgggagggcatggagcctggggccagagTGCGTGGGGCTGGCGGGTATGtgtggggggcttttctctctccctctctttctttgtctgtctccctccagccttttctttctccccctctttccatttctttctccctctctcccttttcctctttctctgttttccttccttcctcccttactgatcgactgcgggctgcgcccccagcacctcgtttgctcgggctcaccgctggctgccctccctcctgggaggggggaggagcgggggagcccccaggccttctctgcattgcctcccctgtggttgccaacctccaggtggtagtattcaaaaaacagctaataagtgcttacaggagtgtagaattcaaaatatggcacttaaacagaaatatccaaatcaggagagtcacgatgcaaaacttgcagttagagtaatgtattggaacattagaaacaaagccacttctaacgcaacaaatatacaattagaacgaagttccaaaacaaatacaaatacaaattgtaagcatATGCCGGCAGCGCTCGGCTAGATTCAGTTCGTGATCTGTGGTGTACTTAACAGAAGCTGAGAGCGTCACAGAAACTGGGTGCTTCTGAACAtccagaaacaacaacaaaaaactgccAGGATGCCTGCTTGTTTTACTCTGCAGGATCAGCTAAAGAATCTGTAACGACTgctgaagaaaagaagcatagtcagaatattgcacggaacattcaaaaggcttgagaaagtctatacgaaatggaactttaccggatttccattgctactctactcttggttcccGGTGCTGTATGAAGTGACTGTTAAGTACACCACAGATCACGAACTGAATCTAGCCGAGCGCTGCCGGCATatgcttacaatttgtatttgtatttgttttggaacttcgttctaattgtatatttgttgcgttagaagtggctttgtttctaatgttccaatacattactctaactgcaagttttgcatcgtgactctcctgatttggatatttctgtttaagtgccatattttgaattctaacctccaagtggtggccggagacctggcaaccctagcctccccccctcaccgggagatctacacctgatatggcccccgaatgatgttataaatgtgcaaatggcccttggcaggaaaaaggttcctcacccctggacTACAGGATTCGATGATCAGCTGCATCCTTGCCATCTGGCTTgactggtattttatttattttcaagtaTAAACACCAGCTGGAGGACACCAGGAAGGAGAAGAGAACCCGAATCCCCTACAAACCAAATTATAGCCTCAACTTGTGGAGCATCATGAAGAACTGCATTGGCAAGGAACTCTCCAAGATCCCCATGCCAGTGAGTCCCCTCATTATAGTGCCAGTAGCAAGTTCTGGGGCTTCATGTTCTGTGAGAGAGAAGGCTAGGAAGTCAGCCTCTCTGTTATCCCCAAGAAGAGTTAGGTGGAGCTCACCCATGCTGCAGTAAGCTCTGTGGCATGAGAGTTGACATAAACTCACAGCCTGTCCAGCCCCATGTCAACATGATTTGTCCCAGAAAGCTCTTCTGGCCGTAACTTGCTGCTTCTTCCCCCAGGTTAACTTCAATGAGCCCTTGTCCATGCTGCAGCGCCTAACAGAGGACCTGGAATACCATGAGCTGTTGGACCGGGCAGCCAAGTGTGAGAGCTCCCTGGAGCAACTCTGTTATGTGGCTGCTTTTACTGTATCATCTTACTCCACCACCGTCTTCCGTACTAGCAAGCCATTCAACCCCCTCTTAGGGGAGACCTTTGAGCTAGACCGGCTGGAGGAGAATGGCTACCGTTCCCTCTGTGAGCAGGTGAAGAGCAAGAGTGCATTTTTCTTCTGATTCTAAGCTTGGAAGTAGCTCTCTTGACGTTTCAATTTTAAAGAACTTTAAAGCTTCATTGATTTGGCTAGAGCTTGCTTCCAAGCCaagcatgcttgtgtgtgtgtaaagtgccttcaagtcgcagccgacttatggcgacccctttgggggttttcatggcaagagactaacaaaggtggtttgccagtgccttcctctgcacagcaaccctggacttccttggtggtctcccatccaaatattaaccagggctgaccctgcttagcttctgagatctgacgagatcaggctagcctgggccatccaggtcagggcaagcatgCTTAGGGCCCTAGCTTATTCACGTTTGGGATCTCGATGAGTATCCCCGGGGGCTTTATGGCTGGAACgggatgtctccccccccctttcttcaccTTTCTTCtgtcctgtcacttccaggtgagcCACCACCCCCCAGCTGCTGCCCATCATGCTGAATCAAAGCATGGCTGGACCCTTCGTCAGGAAATTAAAATCACCAGCAAGTTCCGTGGCAAATATCTCTCCATTATGCCACTGGGTGAGTCTTTACCTCTGGATGCCATTGTCAGACTGCCCTTCTGGGAGGGCCTGGTAGACTAATGCGGCCATTTGGCAAGCTGAGTTCAACCAGCAATCTCCAGCTTAGACCAGATCCTGAGGTTACTGGTCTGTTCCTAGCCATCTGGGAAGGTAGCAAGCACTCTATTCTATCTGTCCATCAACAAAGAATTGTCCTGTATGTGTATGGCATACTTGGTTTATATAGTGCATTCATCCTTGCAGCACATGTTTCTGGCATGTATGTCTTCTTTGACGTTCTTGCAAGCATAAAATGGGCACTTCCCTAAAAGCAAAATAATGGGTGGATCAGTTTAATCATTAGCTGAACCTGGATTTGAATGCAAGTCTTCCAGTACTGTCAGATATTCCTGTCTCAATGGATTTTGGGTACCCTTACTGATGAAGGTTGTGGGGTAGAGAGCTGACCTGAGCACTGCCTTCCTATTTCTAGGTACCATCCACTGTATCTTCCATGCAACTGGCAATCACTACACATGGAAAAAGGTCACCACCACAGTACACAACATCATCGTGGGCAAATTATGGATAGACCAGGTGAGTCAAAAATAGACAAAAACCTCTTGTAAGGTGGCACATAGGAGCCGTATACATGTTTAGAAGAGATGGGAGCCAGGACCTCTGAGATCCTGTTCCAGACCTGCCATTGTATTCAGCAACTGCACAACATCATATTGAGTGTGTTGCATATATGGTAGTGTGCCTACTTATCTCTGCCTTCACAACTTCTTCCCTCCAGTCTGGCGAGATCGAGATTCTGAATCACAAGACCAATGAAAAGTGTATTCTCAAGTTTGTTCCTTATAGCTACTTCTCAAGAGATGTGGCCAGAAAGGTAAGATGCCGTGTACTCTGATCATTGCAAAGGTTGTGAAGGGCTCTATATGCCAGAAAGGGGAAAGGGCTGATCACTGCTCGGTGGCAAGAGGGGTTTCAGACATGTTGAAGGGTGTCCTTCAAGTTGAAGCAGTGACTTTCCCAGTAGGGCCTTTGCAGAGGGTTGTTTGAATGTGTTACAATTGCTGGGAGGCTGCTTGCATTGTTTTTGGCACTCTGAAAAGCCAGTCTGTTGGCAGAGCAGCGCTTGAACGGAGATGGATGCTCTCCAGCTTCTAGGTTAGCCTAGGGAAAGCTGAAACACAGTCTTTCTAAGGTTTGTCAATAGTCTTGCTGAAAAGAACAATCAGGACTGTTCTCAATGACCCACTTAACTATCTCCTATTCCAGGTCACTGGAGAGGTACTAGATTCCTTGGGGAAAGTGCACTTTGTGTTACTAGGCACTTGGGATGAGAAGATGGACTGTTTCAGGGTGTCAACAACTAGCATGGAGAATGGTAGTGAAAGCCGGCAGCGAGCACATGAAGCAGAGGACAGCAGGGTCATGCTGTGGAAGAGGAACCCACTCCCGTGAGTAAGGAAGGTTGCTTGGCTCCCCCAAGTGGGTTGCTGATGCTGCCCTATGGAGAAATGCTTTTACAGCCGCAAGAGCCACAAGCTGGCTTTATGTTTAAACAGCAACTGAGATTCTCAGGATGCGGTTTCTGTACTTCTGTGGTGTTGTTGCAGGGTATGGACAACCATGGATAGTTATGATCCCAAAACCCAAAGGGCCAGAACTTGCATGGTCTCACCTTTCCCCTGATTACTGCCATAACAGCAAagttatgccaactttctgttcTAGAATTTGGGCTGCGTATCAGAGCCTTGCTGCTGTTtgattcctagaatcatagaattggaagggaccaccagggtcatctagtccaaccccctgcacaatgcaggaaattcacaactacctcccccacacaccctaagtgaccccttctccatgctcagaagatggccaggagGCTAAtgtcttcttaaaagcctccagggaaggagagcttaccatctcccgtggaagcctgttccactgaggaacccctctaactgttagaaaattcttcctaatgtctagacggaaactcttgatttaatttcaacccgttggttctggtccgaccttctggggcaacagaaaacaactcagcaccctcctctatatgacagcccttcaagtacttgaagatggttatcatatcacctcttcaggctaaacattcccagctccttcaacctttcctcataggacttggtctccagacctctcaccacctttgttgccctcctctggacacattccagcttgtctacatccttcttaaattgcagtgcccaaaactgaacacagtactcgaTGTGAGGTCGAATTagagcagagtaaaatgataccatcacttctcgtgatctggacactatacttctgttgatacagcccaggatcgcatttgcctttttagctaccgcatcacactgctgactcatgttcagtgtttggtctactaagaccccaagatccttttcacacacactactgttcagacaagcctcccccatcctataattatgcatttgatttttcctacctaaatgcagaactttacatttatctttgttgaagtgcattttattcgttttagcccaattctccagcctgtcaagatcatcctgtcttctaccgtatttgctacccctcccaatttagtatcatctgcaaatttagtaagcatttcctctgttccttcatcctctcctttccctctttttcttatTCAGGAAGAATGCTGAGAACATGTA
This window contains:
- the OSBP gene encoding oxysterol-binding protein 1; this translates as MSELRAAGPGSGTAPGGAAGPSASGPGNPCGPGPTTPLPSPGPGGGGSAARGEGGTLGPGGPAPGGVTGASGGSSSSASVSTGSASGSAREGWLFKWTNYIKGYQRRWFVLSNGLLSYYRSKAEMRHTCRGTINLATANITVEDSCNFIISNGGAQTYHLKASSEVERQRWVTALELAKAKAVKMLAESDESGDEESVSQTDKTELQNTLRTLSSKVEDLSTCNDLIAKHGTALQRSLSELETLKLPAESNEKIKQVNERATLFRITSNAMINACRDFLMLAQTHSKKWQKSLQYERDQRIRLEETLEQLAKQHNHLERAFRGATVLPANASGSMDSTKGRRCFSSKGDLSDEDDENEFFDAPENITMPENMGHKRTGSNISGASSDISLDEQYKHQLEDTRKEKRTRIPYKPNYSLNLWSIMKNCIGKELSKIPMPVNFNEPLSMLQRLTEDLEYHELLDRAAKCESSLEQLCYVAAFTVSSYSTTVFRTSKPFNPLLGETFELDRLEENGYRSLCEQVSHHPPAAAHHAESKHGWTLRQEIKITSKFRGKYLSIMPLGTIHCIFHATGNHYTWKKVTTTVHNIIVGKLWIDQSGEIEILNHKTNEKCILKFVPYSYFSRDVARKVTGEVLDSLGKVHFVLLGTWDEKMDCFRVSTTSMENGSESRQRAHEAEDSRVMLWKRNPLPKNAENMYYFSELALTLNALESGTAPTDSRLRPDQRLMENGRWDEANAEKQRLEEKQRISRKRREAEAVKATEDGTPYDPYKAMWFERKKDPDTKEVAHVYRGGYWESKEMQDWSMCPDIF